ATCTCATTGATACTTCCGATACAAGTTCCTTACCAGGTGATCAACTAGATTCCACGCGAAATGGTTCGATTTCACCCGATGCAATAGCAGAAAGGTAAGTTTAAAAGTTAGTTACATATGAAAtctaattgaaatttgaaagttacaCAAGGCAATCGTTTGTTGTTTTAGAGAAAGTCTCATCGATCATTTGCAACAGGAAATTAATCGACAAAGACAAGAATTACATCGTGTATTGACTGATCATCAACGTATCGTGGGGGATCTTCAAATTCGTGTTACTCAGTTGGAATCTGATTTGCTTCTTAAAGTATGGATATCTTGATTATTTGTTAGCATACTTATTGTAaacatgatattttaatacacaTATTTCTTTAGGGTAATGAAATTGAACAGGAAAAGCAAGTTAATCAAGACTTTGTCAAGCAGAAAGCAGATATGATGGTGAAAGTTCATGAAAGCGAAGGTTAGAACTGTTTTCACTtgcattatataaaatattgtgaaaAACATTCATAATAcaatctttgttttctttctagaaaaatacaaagtcTTACaagagaaatttcaaaaattgaaagatgcATATTCAAAGTTCAGAGACGAACAtatcaatttaattagaaaggtaggattcttttaaatatttaaaaaaagggataaaaaatattagatgTTGAATTTGGGTATGTTTCTATGCAATAGAAAGCTGAAGTGGATAAGCAGTTAGGAACGTTAAAAATGTCGCAACAACAAGCTGAACGACGAACGTTTGAAGCAGAACGTCGTCTTGAAGAATTAATACAAGGCCAAGCAATAACAGAGCAAGAAGCACGAAAAGCCGTTGAAGCACAGCATGATTTGGATGATGTAAAACAACAACTGAATGACGCGAAAACTGAAAACTTGgttaatatttctctttcttttctttagtTTACGTTTacgtttgtttttatttcgttccgGTAAAGATGTAATATTTTAGGCTTTGATTGccaaaaatgattttataactTCTGAAAAAACGGCTTTAGAAGGGGATCTACATGATCTATTAGCACAGAAAGAAGAATTAGATCTAAAAATCGAAAAGTTGGAAGTTGAAGCCGAACGATGCCGCAATGAAATGAATACGTATACACATACTATGTTGCATGAATTATTGCGTAAGTGTTTCATTCGTTTGAGACTGAGAAATTATTTGCGTTTATCTATTTAGAATTATGAACTTTTATTTCAGTAAATTGTATTTCTGAAGCAGAAGATATTATGCAATACTCATTAAGTGCTATTGATAATCCAGCAATGTCGGATTTAACTTGCACTTCtcaatatcttgaaaaattaGAAGACCCTATTCTAAAATCGTTAGATACTTTAGATGCAGCATATACCGGTTATGTATGTGATACAACGAATGGAAAAGTACTCATTAAAAGTGCAATACATGTTGCATATATTTTGGGGCTTTATATTATTCACGCCAAATCTACGTCCAATACTACATCTAATATTGCATTGGGCGACAGTaagttataaattgaaaagattaataaaagattaaaaaccATATActgattttttattctatcatAGAATTGACTGACGAGTGTAAACAGTTAGGATTACAATCATTGACTATGTTTAATCATATAAGAGAAAAATCACCTGTGACTGTGGGTCAAATCAACGAAGTAAAACAGCAATTTAAGAAAGTGTGTGATCTTGCCGCTACATTGTCTAATGGACAAGGCACTGTTGAAGTTATTGGGAATTTAGTagaaatggaattattaaGTATGGATAAAGCAATAGAAGAAGCTGCAAATAGAATACAAGTAATTATCTTTTACATTCTATTATGTCATAATTAAtgtactatttttatatgaaatattttataatgttaaatcAGGATATGATAGAGAAATCTCGTGCAGCAGATTCGGGATTAAAATTAGAAGTGAATGGAAAAATTCTGGATTCTTGTACAGAGTTAATGAAATGTATAAGAATGCTAGTTAAAAAATCACGACTGTTGCAAGCAGAAATTGTAGAACAAGGGAaggtaaatgtatataatatttaatttgatatgGCACAATATGTATGTCGATGAGGATGGGATTCCAACTCTTgtcatatatatgtgtaaacatctattttgaattttagGGCACTGCCTCTGcaacagaattttataaacgtaatCATCAATGGTCCGAAGGACTTATATCTGCAGCTAAAGCAGTAGCAATGGGTGCTAATCTCCTGCTGTAAGTACAAACAGTTTATTGCAATGTTTGcttgtttacaaaattttttaatgtttacaGAGAAGCTGCAGATAAGGTTGTTGCTGGC
Above is a genomic segment from Bombus pascuorum chromosome 9, iyBomPasc1.1, whole genome shotgun sequence containing:
- the LOC132910660 gene encoding huntingtin-interacting protein 1 isoform X1, which gives rise to MTGVVPLTDKQLHQLSISIGKAVNPTETPVKEKHVRSAIIGTHQEKGGAIFWTYMLRQPLQENQIVAWKFCHVLHKILREGHEKVIPDSQRYRKRLEDLGKLWQHLREGYGPLIQLYIRLLITKLDFHKRNPRIPGNLQVTPEELESIGENDINVYFQMSVEMFDYMDDILNLQRAVTTSLKNTPSNSMTVSGQCRLAPLIPCVLDASQLYDYCVKILFKLHGALPADTLAGHRDRFSKQFQELKKFYNTVKQRQYFKHLITIPALPENPPNFLIQSEFRAYVTPIVVLPPEESLDSDTVVDLIDTSDTSSLPGDQLDSTRNGSISPDAIAERESLIDHLQQEINRQRQELHRVLTDHQRIVGDLQIRVTQLESDLLLKGNEIEQEKQVNQDFVKQKADMMVKVHESEEKYKVLQEKFQKLKDAYSKFRDEHINLIRKKAEVDKQLGTLKMSQQQAERRTFEAERRLEELIQGQAITEQEARKAVEAQHDLDDVKQQLNDAKTENLALIAKNDFITSEKTALEGDLHDLLAQKEELDLKIEKLEVEAERCRNEMNTYTHTMLHELLLNCISEAEDIMQYSLSAIDNPAMSDLTCTSQYLEKLEDPILKSLDTLDAAYTGYVCDTTNGKVLIKSAIHVAYILGLYIIHAKSTSNTTSNIALGDKLTDECKQLGLQSLTMFNHIREKSPVTVGQINEVKQQFKKVCDLAATLSNGQGTVEVIGNLVEMELLSMDKAIEEAANRIQDMIEKSRAADSGLKLEVNGKILDSCTELMKCIRMLVKKSRLLQAEIVEQGKGTASATEFYKRNHQWSEGLISAAKAVAMGANLLLEAADKVVAGNGKFEQLVVASQGIAASTAQLVVASRVKANRNSSNLAALSEASRDVTQATGSVVATAKNCSQLVEENDDLDISGLTLHQAKRLEMEAQVHVLELEQALETERLRLAALRRYHYQLEGEKE
- the LOC132910660 gene encoding huntingtin-interacting protein 1 isoform X2, giving the protein MTVSGQCRLAPLIPCVLDASQLYDYCVKILFKLHGALPADTLAGHRDRFSKQFQELKKFYNTVKQRQYFKHLITIPALPENPPNFLIQSEFRAYVTPIVVLPPEESLDSDTVVDLIDTSDTSSLPGDQLDSTRNGSISPDAIAERESLIDHLQQEINRQRQELHRVLTDHQRIVGDLQIRVTQLESDLLLKGNEIEQEKQVNQDFVKQKADMMVKVHESEEKYKVLQEKFQKLKDAYSKFRDEHINLIRKKAEVDKQLGTLKMSQQQAERRTFEAERRLEELIQGQAITEQEARKAVEAQHDLDDVKQQLNDAKTENLALIAKNDFITSEKTALEGDLHDLLAQKEELDLKIEKLEVEAERCRNEMNTYTHTMLHELLLNCISEAEDIMQYSLSAIDNPAMSDLTCTSQYLEKLEDPILKSLDTLDAAYTGYVCDTTNGKVLIKSAIHVAYILGLYIIHAKSTSNTTSNIALGDKLTDECKQLGLQSLTMFNHIREKSPVTVGQINEVKQQFKKVCDLAATLSNGQGTVEVIGNLVEMELLSMDKAIEEAANRIQDMIEKSRAADSGLKLEVNGKILDSCTELMKCIRMLVKKSRLLQAEIVEQGKGTASATEFYKRNHQWSEGLISAAKAVAMGANLLLEAADKVVAGNGKFEQLVVASQGIAASTAQLVVASRVKANRNSSNLAALSEASRDVTQATGSVVATAKNCSQLVEENDDLDISGLTLHQAKRLEMEAQVHVLELEQALETERLRLAALRRYHYQLEGEKE